A genomic region of Pseudomonas sp. MPC6 contains the following coding sequences:
- the asd gene encoding archaetidylserine decarboxylase (Phosphatidylserine decarboxylase is synthesized as a single chain precursor. Generation of the pyruvoyl active site from a Ser is coupled to cleavage of a Gly-Ser bond between the larger (beta) and smaller (alpha chains). It is an integral membrane protein.) has protein sequence MNKRLFILSQYLLPHHLLSRLAGCIAECRVRWFKNAFTAWFAKRYQVDMSQALVEDLTAYEHFNAFFTRALKEGARPLDQTPGAILSPADGAVSQLGPIEHGRVFQAKGHSFSVLELLGGDAANAAPFMGGDFATIYLSPKDYHRVHMPLAGTLREMVYIPGRIFSVNQTTAENVPELFARNERVACIFDTERGPMAVVLVGAMIVASIETVWAGLVTPPKRELKTFRYDEAARAPIHLEKGAELGRFKLGSTAVVLFGPDQVKWAEELAAGSPVQMGQGMGLPTA, from the coding sequence ATGAATAAGCGTTTGTTTATCCTCAGCCAATACCTGCTGCCCCACCATTTGCTGTCGCGACTGGCCGGCTGCATTGCCGAATGCCGCGTGCGCTGGTTCAAGAACGCCTTCACGGCGTGGTTCGCCAAGCGCTATCAGGTGGACATGTCCCAGGCGCTGGTCGAAGACCTCACCGCGTACGAACACTTCAATGCGTTTTTCACGCGCGCCTTGAAAGAGGGTGCGCGTCCGCTGGACCAGACGCCGGGTGCAATCCTCAGCCCCGCCGACGGCGCCGTCAGCCAACTCGGCCCGATCGAACACGGCCGCGTGTTCCAGGCCAAGGGCCACAGCTTCAGCGTCCTGGAGTTGCTCGGTGGTGACGCGGCCAATGCCGCGCCATTCATGGGCGGCGATTTCGCCACTATTTATCTGTCGCCGAAGGACTATCACCGCGTGCACATGCCATTGGCTGGCACGCTACGCGAGATGGTCTACATTCCAGGGCGGATTTTCTCTGTCAACCAGACCACCGCCGAAAACGTGCCGGAACTGTTCGCCCGCAACGAGCGTGTAGCGTGCATTTTCGACACTGAGCGCGGGCCAATGGCCGTGGTGCTGGTGGGCGCCATGATCGTGGCATCGATCGAAACGGTCTGGGCCGGGTTGGTCACGCCACCGAAGCGCGAGCTGAAAACCTTCCGCTACGACGAAGCAGCCCGTGCGCCGATCCACCTGGAAAAAGGTGCGGAACTGGGTCGCTTCAAACTGGGTTCGACAGCCGTGGTGCTATTCGGGCCGGACCAGGTCAAATGGGCTGAAGAACTGGCGGCCGGTTCGCCGGTGCAGATGGGCCAGGGCATGGGCCTGCCAACAGCCTGA
- the rhdA gene encoding thiosulfate sulfurtransferase, producing MSDFSGLTLVIEPSELLARLEARELILVDLTSSARYAEGHIPGARFVDPKRTQLGQAPAPGLLPTQGALEALFGELGHNPDAVYVVYDDEGGGWAGRFIWLLDVIGHRNYHYVDGGLQAWLAEGLPMSIQIPAAVGGPAPLTLHDEPIATREYLQSRLGAADLAIWDARGPLEYSGEKVLAAKAGHIPGAVNFEWTAGMDPARHLRIRTDMPQILEQLGISKDKEVITHCQTHHRSGFTYLVAKALGYPRVKGYAGSWGEWGNHPDTPVEK from the coding sequence ATGTCTGACTTCTCTGGCTTGACCCTGGTGATCGAGCCGAGCGAGCTGCTCGCCCGTCTCGAAGCCCGCGAACTTATCCTGGTGGACCTGACCAGCAGCGCCCGTTATGCCGAAGGGCATATACCCGGTGCCCGCTTTGTCGATCCCAAGCGTACGCAACTGGGCCAGGCGCCTGCGCCGGGCCTGCTGCCGACTCAGGGAGCGCTTGAAGCATTGTTCGGCGAACTGGGACACAACCCCGACGCGGTCTACGTCGTCTATGACGACGAAGGCGGCGGTTGGGCCGGACGCTTTATCTGGCTGCTGGACGTTATCGGCCATCGCAACTACCACTATGTCGACGGCGGGCTGCAGGCCTGGCTGGCGGAAGGTTTGCCCATGTCGATCCAGATCCCGGCGGCGGTAGGCGGCCCGGCCCCCCTGACCTTGCACGACGAACCCATCGCTACCCGCGAGTACCTGCAAAGCCGTCTCGGCGCGGCCGACCTGGCGATCTGGGACGCCCGCGGACCGCTGGAGTACTCCGGCGAGAAAGTCCTGGCGGCCAAGGCAGGACACATTCCCGGCGCGGTCAATTTCGAATGGACCGCGGGCATGGATCCGGCGCGCCACCTGCGCATTCGCACGGACATGCCGCAGATCCTGGAGCAACTCGGGATCAGCAAAGACAAAGAAGTGATCACCCACTGCCAGACCCACCATCGCTCTGGCTTCACCTATCTGGTGGCCAAAGCCCTCGGTTATCCGCGGGTCAAAGGCTACGCCGGCTCATGGGGCGAATGGGGCAACCATCCCGATACCCCGGTAGAGAAATAA
- the serB gene encoding phosphoserine phosphatase SerB: MREIVLINITGVDRPGLTAAITGVLAQGGVNILDIGQAVIHDTLSFGILVEIPDTEQGKSVLKDILFTAYKLDQQVRFTPVSEEDYQQWVGNQGKKRHIVTLLTRKVTAEQLQRVSSITAKYGLNIDHIDRLSGRMPLDTPADQGKGCIEFSVRGEAADPQALRAEFLSVAQELNVDIAFQEDSLFRRNRRLAVFDMDSTLIEAEVIDELAKAAGVGDQVSAITERAMAGELDFRASFKERLALLQGLDVSVLDSIGASLRLTEGAETLFAELKRLGYKTAILSGGFTYFAKQLQAKLGIDYVFANELEVVDGKVTGVAVEPIVDAQRKADLLKELAHKEGLRLEQTIAVGDGANDLPMLAIAGLGVAFRAKPLVKQSAKQAISTLGLDGVLYLLGFRDRDGQL, encoded by the coding sequence TTGCGCGAAATCGTCCTGATAAACATCACGGGAGTCGACCGTCCGGGTCTGACTGCGGCCATTACCGGCGTTCTGGCCCAGGGTGGTGTGAACATTCTCGACATCGGTCAGGCGGTGATCCACGACACCCTGTCGTTCGGCATCCTGGTTGAAATTCCTGACACCGAACAAGGCAAGTCGGTGCTCAAGGACATCCTGTTCACGGCTTACAAGCTCGATCAACAGGTGCGTTTCACGCCGGTGTCCGAAGAGGATTACCAGCAATGGGTGGGCAATCAGGGCAAGAAACGCCACATTGTGACGCTATTGACCCGCAAAGTGACGGCCGAGCAACTGCAGCGAGTCAGTTCGATCACTGCCAAGTACGGCCTGAACATCGACCACATCGACCGACTGTCCGGGCGTATGCCGCTGGATACCCCGGCCGATCAAGGCAAAGGCTGCATCGAGTTTTCCGTACGGGGTGAAGCGGCTGATCCGCAAGCGTTGCGGGCGGAATTCTTGAGCGTCGCCCAGGAACTGAACGTCGACATCGCCTTCCAGGAAGATTCGCTGTTCCGCCGCAACCGGCGCCTGGCGGTGTTCGATATGGACTCGACGCTGATCGAAGCCGAAGTCATCGACGAACTGGCCAAGGCCGCCGGTGTCGGTGACCAGGTCTCCGCCATCACCGAGCGGGCGATGGCCGGCGAGCTGGATTTCCGCGCCAGCTTCAAAGAGCGCCTGGCCTTGCTGCAGGGCCTGGACGTCAGCGTACTGGACTCGATCGGCGCCTCTTTGCGCCTGACCGAAGGCGCGGAAACACTCTTCGCCGAACTCAAGCGCCTGGGCTACAAGACGGCGATCCTGTCGGGTGGCTTCACTTACTTTGCCAAGCAGTTGCAAGCCAAGCTGGGCATCGACTACGTGTTCGCCAACGAGCTGGAAGTGGTCGATGGCAAGGTCACCGGCGTGGCGGTGGAACCTATCGTCGATGCACAGCGCAAGGCGGATCTGCTGAAGGAACTGGCGCACAAGGAAGGTTTGCGTCTGGAGCAGACCATCGCCGTCGGCGATGGCGCCAATGATTTGCCGATGCTGGCGATTGCCGGGCTGGGCGTGGCGTTCCGCGCCAAGCCGCTGGTCAAGCAGTCGGCGAAGCAGGCGATTTCCACCCTTGGGCTGGATGGCGTGCTGTATCTGCTGGGCTTCCGGGATCGTGACGGGCAGCTCTGA
- a CDS encoding AhpA/YtjB family protein, producing the protein MNRPTPVKTDNFFLLIFRALRHRRVPIALRIASHNVILVALALVIYACVMGLQFKQAMHEQADALGESLTTQTATSATELLVSNDILSLNVLLNNLTKNKLVAHAAIYSVDNRILAEAGQRPKHSLLGEAEGMYQSKITFQDVTAGQLRISLDMDQFQQPMTISLQSMGILSAILLALSLALSLRLGRNLSTPLMQLRVWLRNIDEYTPGTERQDEIGDLARQLHADFAPEPVEPEPEPEPEFDDADDEEADPAFEVRNLRDPSFDESRPVAALKPAPRRIVSTVEDDDDDDDDPFADLRDVAADSAPKALVKPKPSNVPQHSAVLAVQLGAQEQLRRLPRTRLEELLKRYRDCLDQAASLYQSELHTLNDGSTLMLFHSEDSGDDYLTNAICCGELLRALGHQLQIEVADSGITLQLQLGLTLGDELFGMSQIDLLLTESAQDALALSQHSRNLLLVERKISDDALIRQRARIRPIASPEGACCVERLMEPYPSMLERQLARMHERRA; encoded by the coding sequence GTGAACCGGCCCACGCCAGTAAAAACCGATAACTTCTTTCTGCTGATCTTCCGTGCACTGCGCCACCGCCGTGTACCGATTGCATTGCGCATCGCCAGCCATAACGTGATCCTGGTCGCTCTGGCCCTGGTGATCTACGCCTGCGTGATGGGTTTGCAGTTCAAGCAGGCCATGCATGAGCAGGCGGATGCGCTGGGCGAAAGCCTGACCACCCAGACCGCCACGTCGGCCACGGAGCTGTTGGTGTCCAACGACATCCTCAGCCTTAACGTGTTGCTCAACAACCTGACCAAAAACAAGCTGGTGGCCCACGCCGCCATCTACAGCGTGGATAACCGCATCCTCGCCGAAGCCGGTCAGCGCCCCAAGCACAGCCTGCTGGGCGAAGCCGAGGGCATGTACCAGAGCAAGATCACGTTTCAGGACGTGACCGCCGGGCAACTGCGCATCAGTCTGGACATGGATCAATTCCAGCAGCCGATGACCATCAGCCTGCAAAGCATGGGCATTCTCAGTGCCATTCTGCTGGCCTTGTCGCTGGCTCTGAGTCTGCGCCTGGGACGCAACCTTTCCACGCCGCTGATGCAATTGCGCGTGTGGCTGCGCAATATCGACGAATACACGCCAGGCACCGAGCGTCAGGACGAGATCGGCGACCTGGCTCGCCAGTTGCACGCGGACTTCGCGCCGGAACCGGTTGAGCCGGAACCTGAACCGGAGCCTGAGTTCGACGATGCCGACGACGAAGAAGCCGATCCGGCCTTTGAAGTACGCAACCTGCGCGACCCCAGCTTTGACGAAAGTCGCCCGGTAGCCGCCTTGAAGCCTGCGCCGCGGCGCATTGTCAGCACCGTCGAGGATGACGATGACGATGACGACGACCCGTTTGCCGATCTGCGTGATGTTGCTGCGGACAGTGCGCCGAAAGCGCTGGTAAAACCAAAGCCATCGAATGTGCCGCAACACAGCGCCGTGCTCGCCGTGCAACTGGGCGCACAGGAGCAACTGCGCCGCCTGCCCCGGACGCGCCTGGAAGAACTGCTCAAACGCTATCGCGATTGCCTCGATCAAGCCGCGTCGCTCTACCAGAGTGAACTGCATACCCTGAACGACGGCAGCACGCTGATGCTGTTCCACAGCGAAGACAGCGGTGACGATTACCTGACCAATGCCATTTGCTGCGGTGAGTTGCTGCGGGCTCTGGGCCATCAGTTGCAGATCGAAGTCGCGGACAGCGGCATCACCCTGCAATTGCAGCTGGGCCTGACCCTGGGCGACGAATTGTTCGGCATGAGCCAGATCGATCTGCTGCTGACCGAATCGGCCCAGGACGCCTTGGCCCTGTCGCAACACAGCCGCAACCTGCTGCTGGTGGAGCGCAAGATCAGTGACGACGCGCTGATCCGTCAGCGTGCCCGGATCCGGCCGATTGCCAGCCCGGAAGGCGCGTGCTGCGTAGAGCGGCTGATGGAGCCTTATCCGTCGATGCTCGAGCGACAATTGGCGCGGATGCATGAGCGTCGGGCGTAA
- a CDS encoding molecular chaperone, which translates to MDETLPHLLLRAPVPKQLRLTFCEATPRDLKRWIANLPKASIGETARQLYQGLSELNQLLTPSDNRLQMLELLRPEVYYVCKHLERHFLHQSIVLDERSRKIANLCQALQNHLAIGYKQIVVRVTPRFSKDRAPVLTLALQRAIHCLNGPLIRATELYCPVPEGLWLELHQLYRIACRHQLQHLSLRDELASQTQTLSIEQTYVVALLLGASRCNQLRQNQIARVAEVLEPWSKWITLQPGKRSDGLFAIASDSDTGPRYSARFRPEQQESVLAIDPLPLVAAIEAHLQKTASSTPLPVPAGLSLDTLQHLHAAWGQTAERGFQRTVGQGTLTLCIGMSALHFYLGGQRSFSDILKHSGSRQAQFSAISPDRVKDLWSPVEHQGNVGDLLPYEEIEYPQLRNDDSHEASDRNQHFATYVLPVINHSPGGYCLAWPGPVPAELQAGEMMGLEDSAGQGWSIAVVRWIRQVRGGGTHMGIEQVAPYAEPCGLQLLRDHDGHSQYLRGLLLPAISAIDLPPTLLAPRLPFQEGQQVVINTHGEERRVALDRRLASTHSFNQFAYRLLETAASVDAGGSGVVRIEQEFDSLWKTL; encoded by the coding sequence ATGGATGAAACCCTTCCCCACCTCTTGCTACGCGCGCCTGTTCCCAAGCAATTGCGCCTGACGTTCTGTGAAGCCACCCCGCGCGACCTCAAGCGCTGGATTGCCAATCTGCCTAAAGCCAGCATCGGCGAAACCGCGCGCCAGCTCTATCAAGGCTTGAGCGAACTCAATCAGCTCCTGACGCCCAGCGATAACCGCCTGCAAATGCTCGAGCTGCTAAGGCCCGAGGTGTATTACGTCTGCAAGCACCTGGAGCGGCATTTCCTGCATCAGTCGATCGTCCTCGACGAACGATCGCGCAAGATCGCCAACCTCTGCCAGGCGCTGCAAAATCACTTGGCGATTGGCTATAAACAGATTGTCGTGCGCGTCACTCCGCGATTCAGCAAGGACCGTGCGCCGGTGCTGACCCTGGCGTTGCAACGTGCGATCCATTGCCTGAACGGGCCGTTGATCCGCGCCACCGAGCTTTATTGTCCGGTACCGGAAGGGCTGTGGCTGGAGTTGCATCAGCTGTACCGGATCGCCTGCCGGCACCAGCTGCAGCACCTGAGCCTGCGCGACGAGCTGGCCAGCCAGACGCAAACGCTGAGCATCGAACAGACCTACGTCGTCGCGTTGCTGCTGGGAGCCTCCCGTTGCAACCAACTGCGGCAGAACCAGATTGCCCGGGTCGCCGAGGTGCTGGAGCCCTGGAGTAAATGGATTACGCTGCAACCCGGTAAACGGTCCGATGGACTGTTTGCCATCGCATCGGACAGCGACACCGGGCCTCGTTACAGCGCCCGGTTTCGCCCGGAGCAGCAGGAAAGCGTTCTCGCGATCGACCCGCTACCGCTGGTCGCAGCCATCGAAGCTCATTTGCAAAAAACCGCCAGCTCGACACCCCTGCCGGTCCCGGCAGGGCTGAGCCTCGATACGCTGCAACACCTGCATGCAGCCTGGGGCCAGACGGCCGAGCGCGGATTCCAGCGCACCGTCGGCCAAGGCACCTTGACCCTGTGCATCGGCATGAGCGCGCTGCATTTCTATCTGGGTGGGCAACGTTCGTTCAGCGACATCCTGAAACACTCGGGCTCTCGACAGGCGCAATTCTCGGCAATATCGCCAGATCGAGTAAAAGACCTGTGGAGCCCTGTCGAGCACCAGGGCAACGTGGGCGATCTGTTGCCCTACGAAGAAATCGAGTATCCGCAACTGCGCAATGACGATAGCCATGAGGCATCCGACCGCAATCAACACTTTGCGACTTATGTCCTGCCGGTGATCAATCACAGCCCTGGCGGTTATTGCCTGGCCTGGCCTGGTCCAGTACCCGCCGAGCTACAGGCGGGCGAAATGATGGGCCTCGAGGATTCTGCAGGACAAGGCTGGAGCATCGCAGTGGTGCGCTGGATCCGGCAAGTACGTGGCGGCGGTACGCACATGGGGATCGAGCAGGTCGCGCCTTACGCCGAACCTTGCGGGCTGCAACTGCTGCGTGACCATGACGGGCACAGCCAATACCTGCGCGGTCTGTTATTGCCGGCCATCAGTGCGATAGACCTGCCGCCGACGTTGCTCGCTCCGCGCCTGCCCTTTCAGGAAGGCCAACAGGTGGTAATCAATACCCACGGCGAAGAACGCCGGGTCGCGCTGGATCGGCGACTGGCGAGCACCCACAGTTTCAATCAGTTTGCCTATCGCTTGCTGGAGACAGCCGCAAGCGTCGATGCCGGGGGGAGTGGTGTGGTCCGCATCGAGCAGGAGTTCGATTCGTTGTGGAAGACGCTTTGA
- the motB gene encoding flagellar motor protein MotB — translation MENNQPIIIKRVKRYAAGHHGGAWKIAFADFATAMMAFFLVLWLLSNATPEQKIAIAGYFKDPIGFTESGTPYIIDLGGSPTLAPDITLNPEIKSQPQPDKVTIGTEQAEGMAEQVEKERLELLLQELQSKVNENPQLHKFKDQIQFEIIANGLRIQVMDAENRPMFDSGSARLKPYFEDILLAMADTIKAVPNKISISGHTDATPYSGTGDFGNWELSANRANAARRALVAGSYPESQVARVVGYASSALFDRDNPFNPVNRRIDIVVLTRKAQRAIEGAQGAESTPEQLQGQGAPGEVLTNPVDPNALPADKEPLPAHELRERLNLFDDPAPKPGEPPKR, via the coding sequence ATGGAGAATAACCAGCCGATCATCATCAAGCGCGTCAAGCGCTACGCCGCCGGGCATCATGGCGGCGCCTGGAAAATCGCCTTCGCCGACTTCGCGACGGCGATGATGGCGTTTTTCCTGGTGCTGTGGCTGCTGTCCAACGCAACGCCTGAGCAGAAGATCGCCATCGCCGGTTACTTCAAGGACCCGATCGGCTTTACCGAAAGCGGTACGCCCTACATCATCGACCTGGGTGGTTCGCCGACCCTGGCACCGGATATCACGCTCAATCCCGAGATCAAATCCCAGCCGCAGCCGGACAAAGTGACCATCGGTACCGAACAGGCCGAAGGCATGGCCGAGCAGGTCGAGAAGGAGCGGTTGGAGCTGCTGCTGCAAGAGTTGCAGAGCAAGGTCAATGAAAATCCTCAGTTGCACAAATTCAAGGACCAGATCCAGTTCGAGATCATTGCCAACGGTTTGCGCATCCAGGTCATGGACGCGGAAAACCGGCCGATGTTTGACTCGGGCAGTGCTCGCCTGAAACCGTACTTCGAAGATATTTTGCTGGCCATGGCCGACACCATCAAAGCCGTGCCGAACAAGATCAGCATCAGCGGCCACACCGATGCCACACCCTATTCGGGTACCGGTGATTTCGGTAACTGGGAGCTGTCAGCCAACCGGGCCAACGCGGCCCGCCGTGCGCTGGTAGCCGGCAGCTACCCGGAATCGCAAGTGGCGCGAGTCGTCGGCTATGCCTCCTCGGCCCTGTTTGATCGGGACAACCCGTTCAATCCGGTCAATCGTCGTATCGACATCGTGGTGCTGACCAGGAAAGCCCAGCGTGCCATCGAAGGCGCGCAAGGTGCCGAGTCAACGCCGGAGCAGCTCCAAGGGCAGGGCGCCCCGGGTGAAGTGCTGACCAACCCCGTCGACCCGAATGCGTTGCCGGCCGATAAAGAGCCATTGCCGGCGCATGAGCTTCGCGAGCGCTTGAATCTGTTCGATGACCCGGCGCCGAAACCGGGTGAACCGCCCAAGCGGTGA
- the motA gene encoding flagellar motor stator protein MotA — MAKIIGIIVVFASVLGGYVLSHGKIAALIQPFEVMIIGGAALGAFLQANPGYMTMRVFKKSLSMFSSRFTHIFYLEVLGLIYEILNKSRREGMMAIEGDIEDAAASPIFAKYPAVLKDERMTAYICDYLRIMSSGNMAPHELEGLFDMELYSLKEDLDHPSHAVNGIADAMPGFGIVAAVLGIVVTMASLGDGDQQSIGLHVGAALVGTFFGILAAYGFFGPLAHSLAHDAKEELNVYEAIKASLVASASGMPPSLAVEFGRKVLYPAHRPSFAELEQAVRGR; from the coding sequence ATGGCTAAAATAATCGGCATCATCGTCGTATTCGCGAGCGTGCTCGGCGGCTACGTGCTTTCCCACGGTAAAATTGCCGCCCTGATTCAGCCCTTCGAGGTGATGATTATCGGGGGAGCGGCCCTGGGTGCATTCCTGCAGGCCAACCCCGGTTACATGACGATGCGCGTGTTCAAGAAGTCCTTGAGCATGTTCAGCTCGCGTTTCACCCACATCTTCTACCTTGAGGTGCTGGGGCTGATCTACGAGATCCTCAACAAGAGCCGCCGCGAAGGCATGATGGCCATCGAAGGCGACATTGAAGATGCCGCCGCGAGCCCGATCTTCGCCAAGTACCCGGCGGTTCTGAAAGATGAACGCATGACGGCGTACATTTGTGATTACCTGCGCATCATGTCGTCCGGCAACATGGCGCCCCATGAGCTTGAGGGCCTGTTCGACATGGAGCTGTACAGCCTCAAGGAAGACCTGGATCACCCCTCCCACGCCGTGAACGGCATCGCCGACGCCATGCCCGGCTTCGGTATCGTCGCGGCGGTATTGGGTATCGTGGTGACCATGGCGTCCCTGGGTGATGGCGATCAGCAATCCATTGGCTTGCACGTCGGCGCGGCGCTGGTCGGTACCTTCTTCGGTATTCTTGCCGCCTACGGTTTCTTCGGCCCGCTGGCCCACTCTTTGGCCCACGATGCGAAGGAAGAACTGAACGTCTACGAGGCCATCAAGGCCTCGCTGGTCGCTTCCGCTTCCGGCATGCCGCCATCGCTGGCGGTGGAGTTCGGCCGCAAGGTGCTGTACCCGGCGCACCGTCCCAGCTTCGCCGAGCTGGAACAAGCGGTTCGCGGTCGCTGA
- a CDS encoding lectin OAA produces MSKYVVANQWGGSSAPWHPGGDWVLGARDNQKVVAIEIKSGDGGKSFTGTMTYAGEGPIGFKAQRTGQNQYNVENQWGGNDAPWHPGGKWVIGGRDNQNVVALSVTSNDGGKNLSGTNTYANEGPIGFRGQIE; encoded by the coding sequence ATGTCTAAATACGTAGTGGCAAATCAATGGGGCGGTAGTTCGGCACCCTGGCATCCAGGCGGAGACTGGGTACTGGGCGCGCGGGACAACCAGAAGGTTGTCGCCATCGAAATCAAATCGGGCGATGGCGGCAAGAGCTTCACCGGCACCATGACTTATGCCGGCGAAGGTCCCATTGGCTTCAAGGCTCAACGCACGGGCCAGAACCAGTACAACGTTGAAAATCAATGGGGCGGCAACGATGCCCCGTGGCACCCGGGTGGCAAATGGGTCATCGGTGGCCGGGATAATCAGAACGTTGTCGCGTTGAGCGTGACCTCCAATGACGGAGGGAAAAACCTCAGTGGCACCAATACCTACGCCAATGAAGGACCGATCGGCTTTCGTGGCCAGATAGAGTAA
- a CDS encoding HDOD domain-containing protein: protein MANQTNAPTPPPSTLDGWVKLLDGVRLPVPQASHDRVCKAIRDRRSSLRDIAELMQDSPALALSVIREANRHAQGRLSTPAENLEVALNRLGLKRTEELLGRLPAEPLSQIPVALRQLQLISQHATQQANGFFASRLARLWQDIHWGSLLFLSPLWPMALTHPQLLEEWEQRVIHNGESARDVEKQLFGVRLLQIGQALADLWHLPFWVQQGYRLLLNEQRELVKVLRIARDSHHPLRQQNRLDDDPTLRRWLNQPANTVLLANGLALSVQQTWDSAHAERWNYLTSLYLQMPMDEVQQQLHRQAVTSARHHAMPDLWHPAVSLIWPWGMKNIHADGLPTPAPTAEDLVKWRRQCAELLMQPSRFANAMHLTTSACDALVACGMRRVMLLMADRTHAHLRVHQAFGLPKAAASLSFPVSQSAVLQRLLSQQAQLRLSPDNHARLSALLPADLRAQFPGEHLLLRSLVSNGRVIMVVVADQGGGPFSEITVQAFGKTAQCIEKALHSFSHRGH, encoded by the coding sequence ATGGCTAACCAAACGAACGCTCCAACGCCGCCGCCGAGCACACTCGATGGTTGGGTCAAGTTGCTCGATGGCGTGCGCCTGCCCGTTCCGCAAGCCAGTCACGATCGGGTGTGCAAGGCCATCCGCGACAGGCGAAGTTCGCTGCGCGATATCGCCGAATTGATGCAGGACAGCCCTGCCCTGGCCTTGAGCGTGATTCGCGAAGCCAACCGGCATGCCCAGGGCCGCCTGTCCACGCCCGCTGAAAACCTGGAGGTGGCGCTCAATCGCCTCGGATTGAAGCGCACCGAAGAACTCCTCGGGCGGTTGCCCGCCGAGCCGCTGTCGCAGATCCCCGTCGCCCTGCGCCAACTGCAGTTGATCAGCCAGCACGCGACCCAACAGGCCAACGGTTTTTTCGCCAGTCGCCTGGCGCGGCTGTGGCAAGACATCCATTGGGGCAGCCTGCTGTTTCTCTCGCCGTTGTGGCCGATGGCGTTGACCCATCCGCAGTTGCTTGAAGAGTGGGAACAACGGGTCATCCATAATGGCGAATCGGCGCGCGACGTCGAGAAGCAGCTGTTCGGCGTACGCCTGCTGCAAATAGGTCAGGCCCTGGCGGACCTCTGGCACCTGCCATTCTGGGTGCAGCAAGGTTACCGACTGCTGCTCAACGAGCAACGGGAACTGGTCAAGGTCCTGCGCATCGCTCGCGACAGTCATCACCCGTTGCGCCAGCAGAACCGCCTCGATGACGATCCGACCCTGCGCCGCTGGCTCAATCAACCGGCCAACACCGTGTTGCTGGCCAACGGCCTGGCGCTGTCGGTGCAACAGACCTGGGACAGCGCGCACGCTGAGCGCTGGAACTACCTGACCAGCCTTTACCTGCAAATGCCGATGGACGAAGTGCAGCAGCAGTTGCACCGACAGGCCGTCACCAGCGCCCGTCATCACGCCATGCCAGACCTGTGGCACCCGGCCGTTTCGCTGATCTGGCCATGGGGGATGAAGAACATTCACGCGGATGGGCTGCCGACCCCGGCGCCGACCGCCGAAGACCTGGTGAAATGGCGCAGGCAATGCGCCGAATTGCTGATGCAGCCCAGTCGCTTCGCCAATGCCATGCACTTGACCACCTCTGCTTGCGACGCCCTGGTCGCGTGCGGCATGCGACGGGTGATGCTGCTGATGGCCGACCGCACTCACGCCCATTTGCGGGTGCACCAGGCCTTCGGCCTGCCAAAGGCGGCCGCCAGCCTGAGTTTCCCTGTCAGCCAAAGCGCCGTGCTGCAACGCCTGCTCTCGCAACAGGCGCAGCTGCGCCTGAGCCCGGACAACCATGCGCGACTCTCGGCCCTTCTGCCCGCCGACCTGCGCGCGCAATTCCCGGGTGAACACCTGTTACTGCGTTCACTGGTCAGCAACGGCCGGGTGATCATGGTTGTGGTGGCGGATCAGGGCGGCGGGCCGTTCTCGGAGATCACCGTGCAAGCCTTCGGCAAAACCGCGCAGTGCATCGAAAAAGCCCTGCACAGCTTTAGCCACCGCGGCCACTGA